One segment of Erigeron canadensis isolate Cc75 chromosome 2, C_canadensis_v1, whole genome shotgun sequence DNA contains the following:
- the LOC122589545 gene encoding patatin-like protein 6, with product MTGLEGNIMATNNHSSLAMLHEPSIDTDKLSYEIFSILESNFLFGYDDPKVWKQQPKHVLASPAVSVTENDDVGVVQAVKNQRGKICVLCIDGGGMRSILAGKALGYLENALQVKSGDPNARIADYFDVAAGTGVGGVFTAMLFGSKNDNRPIFEAEDTWKFVAENGKKLYQKKSSGFDIFKRIKNRSGAGAGGRTGGFEAVVKDTFTVGGKSLTLKNTLKPVLIPCYDLSSSAPFLFSRADALESDSFDFRLWEVCRATTALPGEYDPVPMKSVDGKTRCVAVDGGLAMSNPTAAAITHVLHNKQEFPFVRGVEDLLVLSLGTGQLLECNYNYNQVKGWKAKDWARPMARISGDSSADMVDHAVSLAFGQSRSSNYVRIQANGSNMGRCGVNVDSDSSPGNIKLLTGIADEMLKQKNVESVLFGGKKIDEQTNFEKLDWFASELVLEHQRRSCRIAPTVAFKQAALT from the exons ATGACGGGATTAG AAGGAAACATTATGGCTACAAATAATCATTCATCATTGGCTATGTTACATGAGCCTAGTATCGATACCGATAAGCTAAGTTACGAGATATTTTCGATACTAGAAAGTAATTTTTTGTTTGGGTATGATGATCCAAAAGTTTGGAAACAACAACCTAAACATGTTTTAGCATCACCGGCTGTTTCGGTAACAGAAAATGATGACGTGGGTGTTGTACAGGCTGTTAAGAATCAGAGGGGGAAAATATGTGTTTTGTGTATTGATGGGGGTGGAATGAGAAGTATTTTGGCTGGGAAAGCTTTGGGGTATTTAGAAAATGCTTTGCAGGTTAAGTCGGGTGACCCGAATGCCCGAATTGCGGATTATTTTGACGTTGCGGCTGGTACGGGTGTTGGTGGTGTTTTTACTGCGATGTTGTTTGGGAGTAAAAATGATAACCGGCCGATTTTTGAGGCGGAGGATACGTGGAAGTTTGTTGCGGAAAATGGGAAGAAATTGTATCAAAAGAAATCATCCGggtttgatatttttaaaagaattaaaaatcgGTCTGGGGCTGGAGCTGGAGGTCGGACCGGTGGATTTGAGGCGGTGGTTAAAGATACTTTTACTGTTGGAGGTAAAAGTTTAACATTAAAAAACACGTTGAAACCGGTTTTGATACCGTGTTATGACCTCTCCAGCTCAGCTCCGTTTTTATTTTCGAGAGCTGATGCACTGGAGAGTGATAGTTTTGATTTTCGTCTTTGGGAAGTTTGTCGGGCGACTACGGCTTTGCCAGGGGAGTATGACCCGGTACCAATGAAGTCGGTCGATGGGAAAACTCGATGCGTGGCGGTCGACGGTGGTTTAGCAATGAGTAACCCGACCGCGGCCGCGATCACACATGTGTTGCATAACAAACAAGAGTTTCCATTTGTGAGAGGTGTGGAAGACCTTTTGGTACTTTCATTAGGTACGGGTCAGTTGTTAGagtgtaattataattataatcagGTCAAAGGGTGGAAGGCTAAGGACTGGGCTCGACCCATGGCTAGGATTTCGGGTGATAGCTCGGCTGATATGGTGGACCACGCTGTCTCCTTAGCATTTGGCCAAAGCCGTAGCAGTAATTATGTCCGAATTCAG GCAAATGGATCCAATATGGGCCGTTGTGGCGTGAATGTTGATTCAGATTCTAGTCCGGGAAACATAAAGTTGTTGACGGGAATAGCTGATGAAATGTTGAAACAAAAGAATGTAGAGTCAGTGCTCTTTGGGGGTAAGAAGATCGACGAGCAGACAAACTTTGAAAAACTTGACTGGTTTGCAAGTGAACTCGTTTTGGAGCATCAGAGGAGGAGTTGTAGAATAGCTCCCACTGTTGCCTTTAAGCAAGCTGCCCTTACTTAA
- the LOC122587114 gene encoding chorismate synthase 1, chloroplastic: MASSLSTKPFLGGPLSSDEPSRLGSLLHSDLRPASVQFSPTRRSRAKTLEIKAAGSSYGEFFRVTTFGESHGGGVGCVIDGCPPRLPLSEADIQGDLDRRRPGQSRITTPRKETDTATIYSGVAEGFTTGTPIKIEVPNTDQRGKDYSEMSMAYRPSHADATYDFKYGTRSVEGGGRSSARETIGRVAAGAVAKKILKLYSGTEILAYVSQVHKVVLPEGLVDHETFTLDQVESNIVRCPNPEYAEKMIAAIDEVRVRGDSVGGVVTCIVRNVPRGLGSPVFDKLEAELAKAALSLPATKGFEFGSGFAGTFLTGSEHNDEFFTDELGRVRTRTNRSGGIQGGISNGETINMRIAFKPTSTISRKQNTVTRDKKETELIARGRHDPCVVPRAVVMVEASVALVLMNQLLAQHAQCQLFPINPDFQEPLHQS, translated from the exons atggcGTCTTCTCTCTCTACCAAACCTTTTCTCGGCGGACCTTTATCTTCCGACGAACCTTCACGTCTCGGTTCCCTCCTCCATTCCGATCTCCGTCCTGCATCTGTCCAATTCTCCCCCACGCGCCGTTCACGTGCCAAAACTCTCG AGATAAAGGCGGCTGGAAGCTCATACGGAGAATTCTTTCGTGTTACAACCTTTGGTGAATCTCATGGTGGAGGAGTCGGTTGCGTGATTGATGGATGCCCTCCACGTCTTCCACTTTCCGAGGCTGATATTCAAGGAGATCTTGACAGAAG gagGCCAGGTCAAAGCCGAATCACTACACCTAGGAAAGAAACTGACACAGCTACTATATATTCTGGTGTTGCTGAAG GTTTTACTACTGGAACTCCTATCAAAATCGAAGTACCCAATACAGACCAAAGGGGAAAA GATTACAGTGAAATGTCAATGGCTTATAGACCTTCTCATGCTGATGCAACTTATGACTTCAAGTATGGTACAAGATCAGTTGAG GGTGGTGGACGATCATCAGCTAGAGAGACAATTGGGAGAGTCGCCGCTGGTGCTGTTGCCAAGAAAATCCTCAAGTTATATTCAGGAACTGAG ATTCTTGCCTACGTCTCTCAAGTTCACAAGGTTGTACTTCCAGAGGGCTTAGTGGATCATGAAACGTTTACCCTTGATCAAGTAGAAAGCAACATCGTTAGGTGCCCAAATCCCGAGTATGCAGAAAAGATGATTGCTGCCATTGACGAGGTCCGGGTGAGAGGTGATTCTGTTGGTGGTGTTGTTACATGTATTGTCAGAAATGTCCCACGT GGACTTGGCTCACCAGTTTTTGACAAACTTGAAGCTGAGTTGGCTAAGGCGGCTTTGTCATTACCTGCAACAAAGGGCTTTGAGTTTGGCAGTGGATTTGCAG gtaCCTTTTTGACTGGTAGTGAGCATAATGATGAGTTTTTCACGGATGAACTTGGGCGGGTCAGAACAAGAACAAACCGATCAGGTGGAATACAG GGTGGGATATCTAACGGAGAGACCATAAACATGAGAATAGCTTTCAAACCTACATCTACAATCAGT AGGAAGCAAAATACAGTGACCAGAGATAAAAAGGAAACAGAACTTATCGCTCGTGGCCGACATGATCCCTGTGTTGTTCCAAGAG CGGTTGTCATGGTGGAAGCGTCAGTGGCCTTAGTCCTGATGAATCAGTTACTTGCACAACACGCTCAGTGTCAGTTATTCCCCATCAATCCTGATTTCCAAGAGCCATTGCACCAAAGTTAA